A region from the Agrobacterium cucumeris genome encodes:
- a CDS encoding ABC transporter ATP-binding protein, with amino-acid sequence MIDVDNLRIKFGDREVVKGVSFSVEKGGSFGIVGESGSGKSTILRAMAGLNESWEGRIAFAGKDAPLKRTPDFFRQVQMVFQDPYGSLHPRQTIDRILSELPLVHGMDNIEKRIQQALSDVALPQAVRFRFPHQLSGGQRQRVAIARALIADPQVLLLDEPTSALDVSVQAEILNLLQDLRAARNLTYILVSHNLAVIAHLCPQVGVMLNGDMVEQLSAGDLRDGRTKHPHTEELRSLSIRLEEPA; translated from the coding sequence ATGATCGACGTCGATAATCTCCGTATCAAGTTCGGCGACCGCGAAGTGGTGAAGGGCGTGTCCTTTTCGGTGGAAAAGGGCGGCAGCTTTGGCATCGTCGGCGAAAGCGGATCGGGCAAGTCCACCATCCTGCGCGCCATGGCGGGCCTTAATGAAAGCTGGGAAGGCCGCATTGCCTTTGCCGGCAAGGACGCACCGCTGAAGCGCACGCCTGATTTCTTCCGGCAGGTGCAGATGGTGTTTCAGGACCCCTATGGGTCGCTGCATCCACGCCAGACCATCGACCGCATCCTCAGCGAGTTGCCGCTGGTGCATGGCATGGACAATATCGAAAAACGCATCCAGCAGGCTTTGTCTGATGTGGCGCTGCCGCAGGCGGTGCGGTTCCGTTTTCCGCACCAGCTTTCCGGTGGCCAGCGCCAGCGCGTGGCGATTGCCCGCGCGCTGATTGCCGATCCGCAGGTGCTGCTGCTCGATGAACCGACTTCAGCGCTCGATGTCTCGGTGCAGGCGGAAATCCTGAACCTGTTGCAGGACCTGCGCGCGGCGCGCAACCTCACCTATATTCTCGTCAGCCACAATCTGGCGGTCATTGCGCATCTGTGCCCGCAGGTTGGCGTGATGCTGAACGGGGATATGGTGGAGCAACTGAGTGCCGGCGATCTGCGAGATGGCCGGACCAAACATCCGCATACGGAAGAGTTGCGTAGCCTGAGTATCCGGCTGGAGGAACCGGCCTGA
- a CDS encoding LysR substrate-binding domain-containing protein produces the protein MEVKWLEDFLALAGTLNFSKAADERHVTQSAFSRRIKQLEAWVGATLVDRASYPSRLTEAGVKFVPVAQETLKQLYHARRTLLQEEGADARTVRLTALHTLSFTFFPDWLKRVNETAGPLFSVLRPDSGSMEENLNSLVDGQSDFLLTYAHPEVPMLLDAQTFEFRVLGAENIIPVSAPAKDGSPLHALVENARKPFAYLDYEKASFFGPLLRDLLSARLPQFERVHEGSMSVGLKAMAMAGWGVAWVPESLMRHELDSGALVRAADSSFDIAVDIRLYRSKENRRPVVERIWAVLES, from the coding sequence TTGGAAGTCAAATGGCTTGAGGATTTCCTGGCGCTGGCCGGAACGCTCAATTTCTCGAAGGCGGCGGATGAGCGGCATGTGACGCAATCCGCCTTCAGCCGGCGCATCAAGCAGCTGGAAGCCTGGGTGGGTGCGACGCTGGTCGACCGCGCTTCCTATCCCTCCCGGCTCACCGAGGCCGGGGTGAAATTCGTGCCGGTGGCGCAGGAGACGCTGAAGCAGCTTTACCATGCGCGGCGTACCCTGCTGCAGGAAGAAGGGGCCGACGCCAGAACCGTTCGGCTGACGGCGCTTCATACCCTGTCCTTCACCTTCTTTCCCGACTGGCTGAAACGGGTGAACGAGACGGCCGGACCGCTGTTTTCAGTTCTGCGACCGGATTCCGGCAGCATGGAGGAAAACCTCAATTCGCTGGTGGACGGACAGAGTGATTTCCTTCTGACCTATGCCCATCCCGAAGTGCCGATGCTGCTCGATGCGCAGACCTTCGAGTTCCGCGTGCTGGGTGCAGAAAACATCATTCCGGTTTCCGCGCCGGCGAAAGATGGTTCACCGCTGCATGCGCTGGTGGAAAATGCGCGAAAACCCTTTGCCTATCTGGATTATGAAAAGGCCTCGTTCTTCGGGCCGTTGCTGCGCGATCTCCTGAGCGCGCGGCTGCCGCAATTCGAGCGGGTGCATGAGGGCAGCATGTCGGTGGGGCTGAAAGCCATGGCGATGGCCGGCTGGGGTGTCGCCTGGGTGCCGGAAAGCCTGATGCGGCACGAACTGGATAGCGGCGCTCTGGTGCGCGCCGCTGATTCAAGTTTCGATATTGCCGTCGATATCAGGCTTTATCGTTCCAAGGAGAACCGCCGGCCCGTGGTTGAGCGCATCTGGGCGGTTCTCGAAAGTTAG
- a CDS encoding ABC transporter permease: MNKRVKSISSILSSVLLTLFGLMVITFMIGRVMPVDPVIAAVGDNAPEDVIVRVRAEMGLDQPLVVQFFHYVTQVLHGDFGNSILTRNPVWIDIKRVFPATFELATAALILAALIGIPLGVWAAVKQGKLTDQVIRVVCLAGHSVPVFMLALISLLVFYATLGVAPGPGRQDIIYDGMITQVTGLMTVDTLLAGDWDAFYDAIAHMVQPVCILAYFSMAYITRMTRAFMIDALKGEYVITARAKGLSAMTVIWGHAFPTVAVQLVTVLALTYAGLLEGAVVTETVFSWPGLGQYLTVSLMNADMNPVVGATLLIGFIYVALNLLADVLYRVMDPRVR; encoded by the coding sequence TTGAACAAGCGCGTTAAAAGCATATCGTCGATACTGAGCAGCGTCCTCTTGACGCTGTTCGGTTTGATGGTCATCACCTTCATGATCGGGCGCGTCATGCCCGTCGATCCCGTCATCGCGGCGGTCGGCGACAACGCGCCCGAAGACGTCATCGTGCGGGTGCGGGCCGAAATGGGCCTCGACCAGCCGCTGGTCGTGCAGTTCTTCCACTATGTCACGCAGGTCCTGCATGGCGATTTCGGCAATTCGATCCTGACCCGCAATCCGGTCTGGATCGATATCAAGCGCGTTTTCCCCGCCACGTTCGAACTTGCCACCGCAGCCCTCATTCTGGCCGCGCTGATTGGCATTCCGCTGGGCGTCTGGGCCGCCGTGAAGCAGGGCAAGCTGACGGATCAGGTGATCCGCGTCGTCTGCCTTGCCGGTCACTCCGTGCCCGTCTTCATGCTGGCGCTGATTTCGCTGCTGGTGTTCTATGCCACGCTCGGCGTCGCACCGGGACCGGGCCGGCAGGACATCATCTATGACGGCATGATCACGCAGGTCACTGGCCTGATGACGGTTGACACGCTGCTAGCCGGCGACTGGGACGCCTTTTACGACGCCATCGCCCATATGGTGCAGCCCGTCTGCATTCTCGCCTATTTCAGCATGGCCTATATCACCCGCATGACGCGCGCCTTCATGATTGACGCGCTGAAGGGTGAATATGTCATCACCGCCCGCGCCAAGGGGCTTTCGGCCATGACCGTGATCTGGGGCCACGCCTTCCCGACGGTCGCCGTGCAGCTCGTCACGGTTCTGGCGCTCACCTATGCCGGCCTTCTCGAAGGTGCCGTGGTGACGGAAACCGTCTTCAGCTGGCCGGGCCTTGGTCAATACCTCACCGTCTCGCTCATGAACGCGGACATGAACCCGGTCGTCGGAGCAACCCTGTTGATCGGCTTCATCTATGTCGCCCTCAACCTGCTCGCAGACGTGCTTTACAGAGTTATGGATCCTCGCGTTCGATGA
- the nikC gene encoding nickel transporter permease, with product MMLANFRNWALDETPHSRTQAAWGNRYRIWLNLKSNPLAVIGLTIIVLFIALSLLAPLLAPYDPATQNLGNRLAFPSAEHWFGTDELGRDILSRILYGGRVTLGMVIAVVVLVAPIGLAIGCIAGYFGGIVDTVLMRVTDVFLAFPRLILALAFVAALKPGVESAILAIALTAWPPYARLARAETMTVRGSDFVAAYRLTGASAWRIIARHIAPLCVPSLIVRITLDMSSIIITAASLGFLGMGAQPPSPEWGAMIATAKRFIFEQWWVATIPGIAIFLVSLAFNFLGDGLRDVLDPKGH from the coding sequence ATGATGTTAGCTAATTTCAGAAACTGGGCTCTGGATGAGACGCCGCATTCCCGCACACAGGCTGCCTGGGGAAACCGGTATCGCATCTGGCTCAACCTCAAGTCCAATCCGCTGGCGGTGATCGGTCTGACCATCATCGTCCTGTTCATCGCGCTGTCGCTTCTGGCGCCGCTGCTCGCGCCCTATGATCCGGCAACGCAGAATCTCGGCAACCGCCTGGCATTCCCCAGCGCCGAACACTGGTTCGGCACGGATGAGCTGGGCCGCGACATTCTCTCGCGGATTCTTTACGGCGGCCGCGTCACGCTCGGCATGGTCATTGCCGTCGTCGTTCTCGTGGCACCCATCGGCCTCGCCATCGGCTGCATCGCCGGTTATTTCGGTGGCATTGTCGATACGGTGCTGATGCGGGTGACGGATGTGTTTCTGGCTTTCCCGCGCCTCATTCTGGCGCTTGCCTTCGTCGCGGCACTGAAGCCCGGCGTTGAAAGCGCCATTCTCGCCATCGCGCTCACCGCATGGCCGCCCTATGCGCGTCTGGCGCGCGCCGAGACCATGACGGTGCGCGGCAGCGACTTCGTCGCGGCTTATAGGCTGACCGGCGCTTCTGCCTGGCGCATCATTGCGCGTCACATTGCGCCGCTCTGCGTGCCGAGCCTTATCGTGCGTATCACGCTCGACATGAGCTCGATCATCATCACCGCCGCAAGCCTCGGCTTCCTCGGCATGGGTGCGCAGCCGCCTTCGCCGGAATGGGGTGCGATGATTGCAACGGCCAAGCGCTTCATCTTCGAACAATGGTGGGTCGCCACCATTCCCGGCATCGCCATCTTCCTCGTTTCGCTCGCCTTCAACTTCCTTGGCGATGGTCTGCGCGACGTTCTCGACCCGAAGGGACATTGA
- a CDS encoding serine hydrolase domain-containing protein — protein MPKEFDWNAASTLSQSFVSQWADNEPGGAVIGFDLDGIRFAHAGGVESLSTFTPFTPQSVVRYASVTKHAFCAMVLAHSDLIGLDDPLGKHLPELQPPLRDVTVGQALDMSGGLPDTRECLSLLGLSVYTETKAGPLLEYLSRLTRLNFPAGSEVSYSNTGYRLVEAVLERGGFRFDDFVQEQIADPFGVFLKAPDVWNDPVDGLVPGYWKSEDNWQLSAAGLHISASGSLAGSAEALTRWLQGLMRGEGGFAGVLDALSAERPLVDGRMGEYGLGLRWSHLGDRRFVGHGGSHPGYKTYFLLDPENGTGFVVVSNREDTNGFKIALEGMAALTGLLLPKPAASLPEGLYVTESGPWWLEIRGSTSTFIDGDDTLYEDVYGWVSSRSASSPMRLRLDGTAIVGEAGHAARCFLPVGQHVVPDDLSGLWRSDEGAEFSINGSSLTMGIGPTRRSMPLKALGNGRFLFTLIDGPWTKRVCLNRLGDDRIELVSSRARMIEYSRNR, from the coding sequence ATGCCAAAAGAATTCGACTGGAACGCCGCTTCAACCCTTTCGCAAAGCTTCGTCTCGCAATGGGCGGACAATGAGCCGGGCGGGGCGGTCATTGGTTTTGATCTCGATGGCATCCGTTTCGCCCATGCCGGCGGTGTCGAAAGCCTCTCGACCTTCACACCCTTTACGCCGCAGAGCGTGGTCCGGTACGCCTCGGTTACCAAACATGCCTTCTGTGCCATGGTGCTTGCGCATTCCGATCTGATCGGCCTTGACGATCCACTCGGCAAACATCTGCCGGAGTTGCAGCCGCCGCTCCGCGACGTCACGGTGGGGCAGGCGCTGGATATGAGCGGTGGCCTGCCGGATACGCGTGAATGCCTCTCGCTGCTTGGTCTTTCCGTTTATACCGAAACGAAGGCAGGACCGCTTCTCGAGTATCTGTCGCGGCTCACCCGCCTGAATTTCCCGGCCGGCAGTGAGGTGTCCTATTCCAATACGGGTTATCGGCTGGTGGAAGCGGTGCTGGAGCGTGGCGGTTTCCGTTTCGATGATTTCGTGCAGGAACAGATTGCCGATCCCTTTGGTGTGTTTCTGAAGGCGCCGGATGTCTGGAACGATCCGGTCGACGGGCTGGTGCCGGGTTACTGGAAGTCCGAGGACAACTGGCAGCTTTCGGCCGCCGGCCTGCATATTTCCGCTTCGGGTAGCCTTGCGGGCAGCGCCGAAGCACTTACCCGTTGGTTGCAGGGTCTGATGCGGGGCGAGGGAGGCTTCGCGGGTGTTCTTGACGCGCTTTCGGCTGAACGACCGCTCGTCGATGGGCGGATGGGCGAATATGGCCTCGGCCTGCGCTGGTCGCATCTCGGTGACAGGCGTTTCGTCGGTCACGGCGGTTCGCATCCGGGTTACAAGACTTACTTTCTGCTTGATCCGGAAAACGGCACTGGCTTCGTTGTGGTGTCGAACCGCGAGGATACCAATGGTTTCAAGATCGCGCTGGAAGGCATGGCGGCTTTGACCGGCCTGCTTTTGCCCAAACCCGCCGCCAGCCTGCCGGAAGGCCTCTATGTCACCGAAAGCGGGCCGTGGTGGCTGGAGATCAGGGGCAGCACATCCACCTTCATCGATGGCGACGACACGCTTTATGAAGATGTCTATGGCTGGGTGTCTTCCCGTTCCGCATCCTCGCCGATGCGTCTCAGGCTGGATGGTACCGCGATTGTCGGCGAGGCCGGTCACGCCGCCCGCTGCTTCCTGCCGGTCGGCCAGCATGTCGTGCCGGACGATCTTTCGGGCTTGTGGCGCTCGGATGAGGGCGCGGAATTTTCGATCAACGGTTCGTCGCTGACGATGGGCATCGGCCCCACACGCCGCAGCATGCCCTTGAAGGCGCTCGGCAATGGCCGCTTTCTGTTCACGCTCATCGATGGGCCGTGGACGAAGCGCGTCTGCCTCAACCGGCTGGGTGACGACCGGATCGAGCTGGTGTCCAGCCGGGCGCGGATGATCGAATACTCCAGAAACCGCTAA
- a CDS encoding ABC transporter ATP-binding protein has protein sequence MLVEIENLKIAFQTRTSRFEAVRGVSMKLGTEKLGIVGESGSGKSLTARALMKLLPSNADIRADKLAFDGIDVLSASERQMRQIRGKRAGFILQDPKYSLNPVKTMGAQIAEAWRAHKGGSKRAAMEAAIGLLDQVKIRNPRQVASSYAHEVSGGMGQRVMIAMMLAPDPELLIADEPTSALDATVQAEILRLIEELVSERGMGLILISHDLPLVSHFCDRVAVMYSGRVMEELKASELLKAEHPYTKGLLNCIPSLTHPRERLPVLNRDAAWSSQ, from the coding sequence ATGCTGGTCGAAATCGAAAATCTGAAGATCGCTTTCCAGACCCGCACCAGCCGTTTCGAGGCGGTGCGCGGTGTCTCCATGAAGCTTGGCACTGAAAAGCTCGGTATTGTCGGCGAATCCGGTTCGGGCAAGAGCCTGACGGCGCGGGCGCTGATGAAGCTTCTGCCCTCCAATGCGGATATCCGCGCCGACAAGCTTGCCTTCGACGGCATCGACGTGCTGTCCGCAAGCGAAAGGCAGATGCGCCAGATCCGCGGCAAGCGGGCGGGTTTCATTCTGCAGGATCCGAAATATTCGCTGAACCCGGTGAAGACCATGGGTGCGCAGATCGCCGAAGCCTGGCGCGCCCATAAGGGCGGCAGCAAGCGTGCCGCCATGGAAGCGGCAATCGGCCTGCTCGATCAGGTGAAGATCCGCAATCCGCGTCAGGTCGCCTCGTCCTATGCGCATGAGGTTTCCGGCGGCATGGGCCAGCGCGTGATGATCGCCATGATGCTGGCGCCCGATCCGGAATTGCTGATCGCCGACGAGCCGACCAGCGCGCTCGACGCCACGGTGCAGGCGGAAATCCTGCGGCTGATCGAGGAACTGGTGTCGGAACGCGGCATGGGCCTTATCCTCATCAGCCACGACCTGCCGCTCGTTTCGCATTTCTGCGACCGCGTGGCCGTGATGTATTCCGGCCGGGTGATGGAGGAGCTGAAGGCGTCCGAACTCCTGAAAGCCGAACATCCCTATACAAAGGGACTTCTGAACTGCATTCCCTCGCTGACGCATCCGCGCGAGCGTCTTCCCGTTCTCAACCGTGATGCAGCGTGGTCCAGCCAATGA